A single window of Rubripirellula lacrimiformis DNA harbors:
- a CDS encoding DUF5690 family protein — MNGNANSAPRLLATAVAAFGVYFCMYAFRKPFTAGTFADQELFGFGLKTALVVAQLLGYVVSKFIGVKIISEMPSRYRVVTIAGLIGFSELALVGFAYAPMPIKPMMLFFNGLPLGMIFGLVLGFLEGRKQTEALSAALCASFIVSSGVVKSVGRWLIADVGVSEFQMPMWVGLIFLPPLFVALAVLQSTPPPDQDDRRLRRERNVMTGQQRKDFFLRYWPGLCLLFFVYIALTIARTVRDDFAVEIWQGLGIDQQPSIHATSETIVAVIITALSGMAACFRDNILAMRITTLAMMTAFVVVSASAMGIRYGLLSPIVFMVACGVGLYVPYVLFHTTVFERLIAASKVPSNLGFLIYIADSLGYLGYAVVMLLPISSGQPHETLPFFGSLLITVAVVSIAALAMANGYFRRTLAEPSL, encoded by the coding sequence GTGAACGGCAACGCGAATTCCGCGCCACGATTACTGGCCACCGCTGTGGCCGCGTTCGGCGTTTACTTTTGCATGTATGCATTTCGCAAACCGTTCACTGCGGGCACCTTTGCGGACCAAGAACTGTTTGGGTTTGGTCTGAAGACGGCGCTGGTGGTTGCGCAACTGCTCGGCTATGTCGTATCCAAGTTCATCGGCGTGAAGATCATTTCGGAAATGCCCAGTCGCTACCGCGTGGTGACGATCGCTGGCCTGATCGGTTTTTCGGAACTGGCCTTGGTCGGATTTGCATACGCACCGATGCCCATCAAACCGATGATGTTGTTTTTCAACGGCCTACCGCTGGGGATGATCTTTGGGTTGGTGCTGGGATTCTTAGAAGGTCGCAAGCAAACCGAAGCACTCTCTGCCGCGCTGTGTGCCAGTTTCATCGTGTCATCGGGCGTTGTGAAATCGGTTGGCCGCTGGCTGATTGCTGACGTCGGCGTCAGCGAATTTCAGATGCCGATGTGGGTTGGACTGATCTTTTTGCCGCCACTGTTTGTCGCCCTTGCCGTTCTGCAAAGCACGCCACCACCGGATCAAGACGATCGTCGACTGCGCCGCGAACGCAATGTGATGACGGGCCAACAACGAAAGGATTTCTTTCTTCGATACTGGCCGGGACTGTGCCTGTTGTTCTTTGTCTACATCGCGTTGACGATCGCCAGAACGGTGCGAGACGACTTTGCGGTTGAAATCTGGCAGGGCCTGGGGATCGACCAACAACCTTCGATCCACGCCACGTCGGAAACGATCGTCGCAGTGATCATCACAGCGCTCAGTGGCATGGCTGCCTGTTTTCGAGACAACATTCTGGCCATGCGGATCACAACGTTGGCGATGATGACCGCGTTCGTGGTGGTGTCGGCGTCGGCGATGGGAATTCGATATGGACTGCTATCACCGATCGTGTTCATGGTTGCCTGCGGAGTCGGACTGTACGTCCCGTACGTGCTGTTCCACACGACCGTGTTCGAGCGATTGATCGCCGCATCCAAGGTGCCTAGCAATTTGGGATTCTTGATCTACATCGCCGATTCACTAGGCTACCTCGGCTACGCAGTCGTCATGCTGTTGCCGATATCTTCGGGCCAGCCGCACGAAACGCTGCCGTTTTTTGGCAGTCTGCTGATCACGGTCGCCGTCGTGTCGATCGCAGCTCTGGCGATGGCCAATGGATACTTCCGCCGCACGCTTGCC